From the genome of Medicago truncatula cultivar Jemalong A17 chromosome 2, MtrunA17r5.0-ANR, whole genome shotgun sequence:
AATCCTTgccataaaaaaaagttatgttgGAAGAactattttcttctttgtttttaacatgaaagtgacataaaaaaaggaaaaaaaaaagtattaaagtGTCATACTACAAACACAAAATTATTTGTCGGTTTTTCCTCACGGAAAATTATTTGTACAATTTAATTGTTATTCTTTCGATCTCATAATGAGTTTCttagattttttattgtttattttcaaACACCTAGGAACAAACTTCTTAATCCATTTCATAATgagatgttttaaaaaaaataaaaaattgttttaaaataataccACTTTAcatttttgatataattttttttccaactttaccattaataaatacttcaatttttctctttctcactaTTTCCAATGtaactttaagtttgtctttttcgCATAAAGTTAGGATAatttagtaaaagtgttatgtctattgattattttattcaatttcttaatttgtgcGTCAAAACCTTAAATGACACTCGTTGTAAAACTGAGTGagtatataaaagaaaatgaataaaattatactAAATTATGTTAGTAAGCATTGGTGCAAATTTTTTCTTACAaggttgacattttttttttcattaaatattttctttgtgaagaatttttAACATGTGTCTTAAGGGCACATGGACTTAACATGACccttatcataaatgcaaataaaaaataatactaataatttaTAAGCAATACATAATTAGAgggtataattaaaaaataataataatttaatttacaataagaattaaaaataacattcattttAGGTTAGTTGTTTACAAAtgtaaactttattttatctttcctTTCTTTTACTCTTTATTTAGCtcaattctcatttattctagtAACATAATTTGCAGGCTAATGGTCCTGATTGGAAAGTGCCATTAGGAAGAAGAGATAGTTTAACAGCAAATCTAACCCTTGCTAATATAAATCTTCCAAGTCCAGCTTTCAACCTTACTCAACTGAAATCTAACTTTGATAATCAAGGTCTCGACGCTACAGATCTAGTTGCACTTTCAGGTATAGAAATGTTTCCTAAATtagagaaattattattaatacacCATTTTACAAATGAGATTTGAACTCGGTTCGTTAAGGGTGATATACCTCATGatgtatgtatatgtgtgtatcTAATTGTATATATGTTTTGGTAAATTTTTAGGTGCTCATACAATCGGTAGAGGTCAATGCAGATTCTTCGTTGATCGATTATACAATTTCAGCAATACTGGAAATCCCGATCCAACTCTCAACACAACCTACTTACAAACATTGAGAACTATATGTCCCAATGGTGGACCTGGTAGCACCCTAACCGATCTGGACCCAGCCACTCCAGATACATTCGACTCGGCCTACTACTCAAACCTAAGGATTCAAAAAGGCTTGTTTCAGAGTGACCAAGTATTGTCTTCCACAAGTGGCGCGGACACGATTGCCATTGTCAACAGtttcaacaacaaccaaactcTTTTCTTTGAAGCTTTTAAGGCCTCGATGATTAAAATGAGTAGAATTAAAGTGTTAACTGGATCTCAAGGTGAAATTAGAAAACAATGTAACTTTGTTAATGGAAATTCTGGCCTTGCCACAAAAGTCACAAGAGAGTCGTCAGAGGATGGTATTGTTAGCTCATACTAAGTAATTTAATACAAGTTGCATAAGAAAGGTACCTAATAAAGAGTGTGTTCTAGAGGCACATACATGTTGTGCTCTTGTGGTGGATGGCGATAGGTTTCTACTTTGTAAACTATGGCCATTGATGTAGTGTTTGTATTAACTATTTTCCTCTATTATGATAATTATGTTTCTTATAttattgataatgatgatgagaTATGGTAGGGATATTGAAgtatttaggcttaaatgcaattttagttTCGTAAGTTACTTTATCAATTGTGCCATTTTATCTcgccaaattttaattttgcaaaTTTAACCCTTAagtttatctcatttatgatttactAACCCAAGAACTCATTGCTCACATTCCTTGACAAGATTCTCACTGCTACCCTCAATCATTGTatttaatatgaatattttatctttttcaataaaattctaCACACAATTTTACAGATTACTAATGatttactttaaaaataaaaagatgactaatgattttcttatgaaatatCTTTTACGGGAGCGGTGTTTGGAGCACTTTCTCTCCTGAGTGAGAAAGAATCCCTCCAACCAAATCCTAGGCTTCAAATGGgggtttttaaaatataaaaagaaaagagagaagaatCGTAATGGTTGTgattataatttgagaaaagACAAGTGAAGTACAATTGAGACGATCCATTTccgtctttatttttatttatttttaaagacaACTGtcgtgattattttattttttttaatccattCCCCTCGGGTaactattgtaaaaaaaaaaaaaaaaaaataataataaaaaaaaataaattaataaaaagaaagcTCAACCAAAGATTATGCAAGTCGTTTACcacaaaatatacaaattgGCGCCACATTGTTTGCAATATCATGCAAACATTCATGATATTAAACATCatgtaataaataatttttaacggTAAATGTgactttatttaaaaacaatgacaaatttttttgatataaaaCATTTGAATAGTCATTGTTTGAAGAAGGactttagaggaactaaaaacgaaatatgatatatttatataagcgaaaaacttatttaactctattaaaaataagaaatgtaTATAGTCAATTTATGGTCCCGTGTTTGTTAAAAAACACTCAAAaggttattttttaaatttgttttgaaattgcATTTTAATATCTCTTTTCAATTGTAAGGTTATCTTTTCAAtgttaaccttttttttttaagaaaatccaaaacaaatatttaaacgAAATTTCAACAGTCACACAAAGGTAGTTAgatgtattttaatttaatcatcaaaaaaaaattaatttccctaaaaaaaaaaatatttattcttagttttcctttaaaaaacttaaataatatttaactaattttttgaacaaaaacggAACTGAACCATGACTTAACCATAGTCACTCTCATAAAATACAGCATTGAATATGAGCCAGTGATACGAATGGGGGAGAGAGATGACAATTTGCTAGGCAGGAGAAGTATATAGGTTTAGGTAAGTAAAGAACTTAAAAACCAGGTTCTAgatactctttattatattccaaaagaacttaaaaaaaatattatattccaAAAAAAGTTATTCAAAAGTTGACATGAACTGCATATCGAACATTTCAACGTATAATTAGATCCTAACGTCTCTTATAAAGGTatgcaaagaaaaaggaaaaggagaAAGAACCTGCAGATAAGCAAGACCAAAAAAACTAAGGCTAACACGTttctttataagaaaaaatcattGACATAGAGTATATATAAGGTTTATGTAAATAATTAGATTAATTTGtggaaaaaatccaaaatttataattcttCATAGGCAAATGAAATATCGAACCCTGTAATTTGTTTAGGAGATTTAAATCTCTTGTCATTTCGACTAATTCATTGTTGTCCATTTATTTAGTATAAGGAAtagttattttctatttttattctaTGAGAATTGATATTTCTACAAtcatttttaaacaacttttggaacaatcatttttttttttctgaccaaaacaatagaaaaggTGAGAATACATTGTGCATTGTTATTACCCATGGTTGTACTACAATAACTTCATATCAATTCTAAAATCAATAATCACAATTCTTTTACTTGTTACTCTCACTGTGAGATCTTGGCATACTTTTTCCCGtcatgaaattgaaaataatacaCATATAGAATAGGTATATTCAAGGACACAAACGTGAACAAAATGAGTCCTTATTAGTTTAACGAATTTATATATCATGTCTATGAAATAGTATACGTAATATAGCCTAGGCACCGGCCTTAAACCATACACGTACGGTGATCACCAAATCTAAGAAAATCTAAGAGACCCAAAATTCTAAATCATTGAATATAACCACAGACATTTTGAATGTGAATCATAACAATATATGAGGTTGTACAATGTACATATGAAGTTGGTAATGACTAATGAGTGTATGACTAagtttttaattgaaaagtaaacactgcctaatttttatttttattttttatagcaGCAGCCCTAGCTTTTTATCGTGTTCTTTATTCTTGTTCTTGAATAAAAGAGGTAATAGTTAAGGATAAATTAAAGGGAAATTCTTTAGCAtccagttggtatggacaatgcataatatatgcaagatctggggttcaaactccggccaccacaaaaagaatttatattacCTATCTTAATTAATAGTTTTCGTTAAATTTAAggctaaacttcacttttcgccctctaagtttcaaaatgttgcgattttggccccctattaaaaaaaatggcaaaagtgaccccctatgtttagggaaatatgctcttttgacctcctaacataagggaaatatgctttttgaccccttatctttacaaaaagttgtgattatggccccttttttgggacacgtggcgtcttctcagcaattttgggatgaaagggatcaaaattgccattttttttaatagggggtcaaaatcgcaacattttgaaacataggaggccaaaagtgcactttagcctaaatTTAACTAACGGTCCTcactattctaaaaaaaaaaaaatcttttttcaatgattttctatatatgttatatattttctaTCAAGACTTCAATAAACATACATCGATATATAGTAGAAAAagttacatatatataatagtaTTAAAGTATGATGAACTacaactcaaaaacaaaatcaaagtgCAAAAGCACATGGTGGAGATTTACATCCCAAGTATATATgatcaaatataattaaatatgtgttaatttaaaaaaaaaaaaaaaagaaattaaagcaCAAACATTATAGTCTTCCTTTAACTACAAACTAATCCTTTTTTTAGCAACTACTCCTTTTCCTTTTTGGTTCTAGACTCTAGTAAGTAACTACTCTTTCATATTGCTTTAATAAAGGTGGTAAATATTATTAAAGCATAGGAAGAAAATTCCACGTTCTTTAAATAAGATTCCAACCACCAACAACAGGTACGAAccataataaaaatagaaaggaCATTGCATTGGTCGTTTGACCCAAACTAGATAAAAGCATCACGTTGTTGCTCATAATATCAAACATTAATTGTCTCAaagtggaaaagaaaaaaaatgaatccaCTTGGTCTAAGTGCAACAGCTTTTTGTTGTGTCGTTTTTGTGTTTATTGGAGGAGTACCCTTTTCAAATGCACAACTAGATCCTTCATTTTACAATAGTACATGTTCTAATGTTGATTCAATCGTACGTGGTGTGCTCACAAATGTTTCACAATCTGATCCCAGAATGCTTGGTAGTCTCATTAGGCTACATTTTCATGACTGTTTTGTTCAAGTATGTGTGTTCTGATCCATCTCTTACCTTCACATTTTCACTTTTGTGGACGGTGAACATGATTTCGTCAAATTCGTTGTGATTTCAATCAAACATACACACATAATGAGTTCAAATGTATATATGCTAATAGTTGTGAACATTGTTGCAGGGTTGCGATGCATCGATTTTGCTGAACGATACGGCTACGATAGTGAGCGAGCAAAGTGCACCACCAAATAACAACTCCATAAGAGGTTTGGACGTGATAAACCAGATCAAAACAGCGGTGGAAAATGCTTGTCCTAACACTGTTTCTTGTGCTGATATTCTTGCCCTTTCTGCTGAAATATCTTCTGATCTGGTATATATTTCCTAGCTAGTTTCCTAGTCATACATTTAAATTAACTTCTAGCTAGATAGTATGTTGTTTAATTTCAAAACTTCCATGTtcgtagaaaataaaaatgaaaatcttCACATTATGGAAAACGaatgcaataaataaaatgtatccaAAGATCTCATAAACGATC
Proteins encoded in this window:
- the LOC11413832 gene encoding peroxidase 15, encoding MNSFNLSLAALCCVVVVLGGLPFSSNAQLDNSFYRDTCPNVHSIVREVLRNVSKTDPRILASLIRLHFHDCFVQGCDASILLNTTSTITSEQTAFGNNNSIRGLDVVNQIKTAVENACPNTVSCADILALAAEISSVLANGPDWKVPLGRRDSLTANLTLANINLPSPAFNLTQLKSNFDNQGLDATDLVALSGAHTIGRGQCRFFVDRLYNFSNTGNPDPTLNTTYLQTLRTICPNGGPGSTLTDLDPATPDTFDSAYYSNLRIQKGLFQSDQVLSSTSGADTIAIVNSFNNNQTLFFEAFKASMIKMSRIKVLTGSQGEIRKQCNFVNGNSGLATKVTRESSEDGIVSSY